The sequence TTAAAAGATAGAGAAAGCAGTGCAAGCTTAAATCTAACGTAGAGCATATACCAAAAGcaattttcattaatataaaatattaaaattataagatGAGAAGGTGATTTAAaatcttaagaaaaaaaatcgaaaaaccctaactAGGGATTATCAGTTGATATCTGAATCATCGAAATCATCCTCAAAGCCGTTGAAGAAATTGGCGTCTTGAAGCTGGTTCTGGTTGGTGAAAACATCACCAAACATCTCCAAGGAGGAGTCGATGTCATCGACGTCCATCGGCATAGTCGATAATTCATCGACATCAATATCAGTCGTCATCATCTCTCTTACCAAGTCTCTATTCATGGCTTCCCTCTGCGTTAAGTCAATCAACCGGACTCCTCTTAGAGGCAGAGAAAGATGGAGATATTATACGTTCTGAAAGTTAGGTTATACCTTTGGTATTTATAAGCTTGCTCTGGTGAACTCTTTATAAATATGTATGATGTATCTCATCGTTGCTAAAAGGAAATTAACAATTCCTAgaattgaaaattaattaattggaatatttatttatttattttgttccaatccaatttttattaatacatttattaattaattggaatatttatttatttattttgttccaatccaatttttattaatacatttgttctttttttttaattattaacttATTTTCGTGTCTATCATACTCTTAAATCCTGTTATGTTAAAActttatttacataaaaattatcacaataatttctagctcaataaaataaagaattaggatttttcataaaatcatacttaattaattaattaatggatGTCTTACCACATGAAGCAACATTTTtcacatatttatttttctatctccatatttttaaaagatttatataGTGTCTCATATATTGGTTAATTTTGaccattattttcttatttttacagatttatatagttttaaatatatctgttttattttcaaatcatatttcaaattttattttcaaatttcaccAACCTTGtctatttttcaaaagatttgtTCTTTTAACcacatgttttgtttattttttacagATTTATTTGATGTATAATACAATTGCTTCATTTTAACcacatatttacttattttgtcAACCTTGCTGAATtttccattgattttttttcttttaaccataatttatatttgacaGATTTGTTTGGTGTCTAGTAGATTTGTTTCATTTTGGcactatatttatttattttgtatatactTATGAGCTGTTATTGATTTGTGTATTTCAAATTCTATAAAGAGAAACTCAAAAAATAGGATATCCTGGGTGTCcggattttgatttttaagtccaaatatccggatccgtatttttaaaacatactaaatttttaattttattaataattatatctgataaattaatatttatacataaaattagtcttataatattatatatatatatatatatttatttatttataaatcttgtataaatgtttaatttatgtattattttagtattcttaaaaatatgttttacttttttttataattattttacggatccggatctaGATACCCAGGGATAGTATAATATTTACACAAATATCCAAAATCCAGATATTCGAAAGCTACGTATCCTGATATCCGAAAACTACGGATCCAGATTCAGATACTAAATCGACGGATCTGACGGATCCGGATAACCTAAATTTGCTAGATATTTGGATCCGTCCACTCCTAGTCTACAATTAATAtccgaaaattatttttttgttatcatgGAACTTATGGGACTTAACTCCATAATATACCATAGACCCAAAGTAAGCCTTTAAAAATCTGATTTACAGAATAATACTTCATACCAAAAAAGGTTCGAATCCAAATCACAAGATAACCAATCTTTTTGCACTACCACTAGACCGCCAACGCTTGGTATTTCTAGCATATTCAGATAAGTCTTTTTGACTCAATGTAGTTTACCAAGAATTTTGTGATGAAATGTTTCTCATCGAAAATACATCTGTAAATTATTTGGATTTCTGGCTATATATGTCATCGAAAACTATCGTTTAGTTTACCAAGAATTTTGTGATGAAATGTTTCTCATCGAAAATACATCGATCTGTAAATTATTTGGATTTCTGGCTATATATGTCATCGAAAACTATCGTTTAGTCTTTTAACTTGTGGGACTTTTGAATATTCTATGACTTTAAATGGATACAAAATGATTGAGTGAAACTGTGAAACAATGAGTTCCTCACTATTCTTAGAAACTTACATCGTTTATAAGTAATCTCTTATTAAAACATGATCATTGTAAGAAAATAACTCTTgcttatgttatttataaaatataacattgtAAATAATTGAACATGCTAGCCTAGATTTCTacgtgggcgttcgggtatctattcgggttcggttcgggtctattcgggttcTGGGTTTTCGAATTCAAAAatttcagccccattcggatatttctaaattttggttcgggttcggtttggatctttgcgggttcagttcgggtttggataacctatttaaattattttaaaattttcaaaattcattattcattttaaatttctcaaaatttataaacaaaacaatatattacatataaatttgaatagcatatgtcaaaatacctaaaaataacatataaattagtttggtttgaatatttggattgagaatcaatagatattttaagtattattggtgttttgagtatattttagctattttagacatgtacttttgactatttgtatatatttataagtattttggagaatttaaaagtatcttatatattttgatgttcttaatatatatattaaatctaaaagtaattaatatatataggtatataaatcaatttcaGATATAATCGGGTACCCGaaatatttcggttcggatcggattcagTTTCAGTTCtctaaatatcaaaattttgaacccattcggatatttaatcaaattcggttcggattcgatACTACTTTTTtagatcgggttcggttcggttttttggaTCCGGATTTTTTGCTCAATCCTACCCCACACCTTAAATAAGTAAATCTACCAAACTGCGCTAACTTATCTCCACTCACTTTAAAATCATCTCAAAACTAATGAAATAAGAAAATACATAATATCTAAGAAACTTGGAAACTGAGTCACTTTTTCAAGAGATGGTATTAAAGCTCTTTGAACTTGGGTTTCTTGAGGAAACTGCCCTAATTACTTTTACATTCAAACCTTGTCGTTTTTGAAGCAATTTTGATTATGATCTAGAACCCTTTTATCACAAcgtttttttgttcattataaATTAACTCGAAGAATGATCAGAAAGCTAAATGCACCAAACTATTAAAAGACAGAACAGATAAGAAAAATCTTTCCTTTTGGAACAACTGAATATATTAGAGGGACACTAAGAAGAGTACACTCTTTTATCATCAGTTTCTGACTCTAACAAGGTTAACTCTTGACCGGTTTGGTCGCTGCTACTACCACCACCAGAGATACTCATAATTGGTTCAGACTCAGAAGTAAATCCTTCTTCTTGTGGTCTCTTTTCCACTGTTTGATCCGAGACCAATACAATGGAGCGGCTCGTAATCACCGGTTTAGGTCGTTTAACATCTTCACGTTCTGTCTTCTCAGGCAAAACATAAGACAAACCGTACTTCTGAGCATGGGATAGTCTTGGACATAAACCCTACAAAACCAAAAACAGAGGAAACTGAGTTTTGTTGTAAGAAATAATACAAACAGAGAGAAAGGATCGAGATATATTTTTCAGACCTTTATTAAACCGGTAACAGGAAAAGACTCGTGGTAAGGATAAATGTTACTGTGATGACCAAGCTCGATTTCAGGGACTTGATGATCATCGTTACTTTGTTCGAACTTTGTGGCATTGCGTGGACAATATCCGCCAAAGTATGAGCAATGTTCCCGAGCAAGAGATATTTGTGGTGTTAACGGTAATAGATGACCTTCAGTGCTAAAGATGTACCTGAAGATTTTTAAGTAAAACAAGATTAGTAGTAAAATGCTACAGTAATTGTGAACATTTAAAAGGCTATTGTGTGGGTTTGGTTACTTGTAAGGGCCATTGTCGACGAGGTTGTCCGAGTCAACAGCTAAGTCAAACAGAAGCCATAAGTACTTTACCTGAAATATTTGTGAAATGCAAAAAACAGGTCAAGCCTTTAAGGTAACGTCTAAGCAAATCCATATTGAGcaacagagtttttttttttttacagtttcTGCGAGGAAGAAGCTCTCCATGTGATCTTCTTGTTTATGAAGTTctacatctgtgatgtgacaGTAACCGCAAGGACATTTTGCACCGTATTGTAAACTAGCCACAAAGTCACGTCCAGCATCAAGATACCTGGTtgtaaaaagaagaagatgtcttTGAGCTCCTTGGGATACATTTTTCTAAACAACAACCAATCATATGATAAAGGATAAGAACTGAAAAAGCTGACTAATTTTGGTAACCTGGGATCTCTGGTAGCTTTGTATAGCCAATATGTGCTCTCAATTAACTCCGGCCTCAGTGGATAACTCTTTTGACCATACTGTCATGGCAAAATCAAGTTGTAACATCACAAAAAGCAATCATGGAGACACTAAAAATCAAGATGGAGGACCTGGACGCTAAGTGTAGCAAGATTGAAACCCTCGGGAGTGAAACCATATCGTTTCCAGACGCTAAAGAAGGCAGTGTGAGTTCTAATTGCCGGATCAACATCTCCAGCTAATACCTTTTTGAGAGAGacagtatatttttaatttttctgtaACAGTATTTTTTTGGAAGCATAAAATCACTTAATACCTGAAGTCCAGGCCAGAAAGCTTGAAGGCTGTTGAAAACTGGCCAAACAATAGCTCCGGAATCCATATTGACCTCTACATACCTAggacaaaactagaaaaaaaagcaATAGAGTCCAAACATAGGAATTGGTTTTTTCGTGTTTtacaatatacaaaaaaaagatttaagaaAGCTTTACCAAGGATCCTTGTGAAGGTGGTGCATTGCAGACCCGTAAGCTTCTTGAAAAATGTAAAGATATTCCTCATCCCCAAATAGTATATAGGCCTTGAGGAGATACTCGTAGAAGGAATCAATGCTTGTTCCTATACCAGCATCCTGCCAAGTAGACACCACCATTCAGAACTTGGGTGATGAAAGAAAAGACCAAGTTATTTTGTGGAAGCAAAATTCCTCAATGGAATGAAGAAGATCCTCAATATAATGGACCCTTTTTACTCAGTTTATGAACGAAAATAGGTGTTACCTTTTGTGTCCATTCACCAGTAAAGACATTGATGTGAGCACCAACCAAGTCGAGAGTTGAGCGACGTGCCCATAGTCCCCTCACCGCATTCTTTGCAACTTGTTCGAACACTTCAGTATAATAAAGTTGGATCACCAAGTAAGCGCAAGAAAACACAGAAAGAACAAActataaatgaaaacatcttTACACCTCGATAAGGGAGTAAAGAGAAGTATTTCTCAGTGGCTAGACCAATGCGCCAATTGCAGTAAAATAAAGTTGTAATGATTTGTGTAAAGACATGAAACACCAAAGCTCAAGAGGTTCACTGACCAGGATCATTTGTTAAACGACTGAGCACGCCAAACTCCAAAGTCAGAGTACCACCACCTGCTGTTGATGTTAtctggaaaagaaaaagaaaaaagaaaaatgcaaCTTATTATAAACATGAGTTCTGCTACATGAGTCAAAAGATGAGATGAGCAATGAGCTGTAAATGAGCAGTACAGTCTCAACACTCTTTAAATAGTTGAGAGCCAGGAAACTAAGTTTCGTTTGTCCCAGTCGCATCACCAGAAACACAGACCAATTAATCAAACAAGCATGAAAGAGTAAGAAGATGTTTTGCCTTGCTTTCATGTTCGTCAACACCATACATCAAATTAACAGATCCATATGGGATTCCtgcagaagaaagagaagaatgaGATGAGATGACAAAGCAATTCCCACCTTTCGCAAATtcttttaactaataaaaagcAATACCAGTCGGTGTATCAAATGCAGGAAGCATTCTCCGTGCCAAATCCTCAGCCAAGACTAGTAGTTCATTGTCATAAGATGGAATTCTCATGCCCTGTCATCAGATAGGATTCATTGTCATAAGATGAAATCATCACGACTAAAGGAATAGCTAAAATACCGTTGCATAATCACTTGCAATCAGATGAGCAGATAGTAAACCTCCAAGGACTCGGATAGTTGTCTCGAACACAGAGACAGTTTTATTCTgcagttaacaaaaaaaaagaaaagcctTTGAGAAAAGAAGAATTGGAAACTTGGATGTTGGTAGGAGAAAACAGAAAACGTAACATGACTCACTATATTAAACTGAAGGTTTTTACCAATCCATTGAACAGAAGAAGTGAAGCGCTCTCGGTCACCAAGTAAAGCTAATGTATCCAACGAGTCTATCTACAATCATCAATATGGGTTTTAGATATCAGAAAGCCTAGAAGAAGATTAAAGATGAGAGTGTATACCAGAGTCAACGCATAGCCTCCAAGAGTATCTTCTCCTTGGCAGGACAAGGGTCTCAACTCATCGAGTGGAAACGCATTGTTCATATATCCATCGAAAGCATGATAAAACATCTCCCGTACCTACACTCAACGTGATCAAACCCCATATCTTTTAACAAGCACAAGGCATCATCAAACTTAGGTGATCTCAAGAGGCTCAAAGAAGTTATTTTCAGAGACAATCAACACCAGTTGAGTAACTAACAGGTCAAGTCCCAGAAAGCTAACTGAAAATCAAGATCTTGTCTGTTGAGGGAAAGGGTTACCTCGTCTCTAAGCTGTTTAGCTTCACGAGGGTTAACACCTTCGGCGGAAACTCCAAGATCACGAACCAAACTCGAAAGCGTCAGAGAGATGAAGATGGCATAACAAAGCCCCCACCTCAACTTGTTTGATTCCATCAAaatcatttctttctttctttttcacaatagtaaatatatatatatatataataaaaatcagatTCTGTGTGTGTGGAATGAATCTGAGACAGCCCTTGATCTATTGTCCGAGAGGATTCAACTGCGGTCATGCGGTGCCCTCTCTCCCTTCAATTCAATCCAGATTCAAtcttttgctttttctttttcctttttctttcattttctttttaaccATTAATTATTTAGTGAAAGAAAAACGAATTGATTAATTAGATTATGATCAGTGTGATATAACATAAACTAGATCTCGTCCGCGCAACCGcacggatttttgttttcaattatttttatataattttttttccaattctaaattggtatatattataatttatatgtatatatcagtttttaaaacataatacgtttaaggtatattttttattaaatataatttttcaaactTTCAGatgtatttgtatatttttctatatatatatatttttggattactatttcattattaaaattgcaactatatatataaatattagtaaaatattattttattgtcatattcaaaaatattgtaacatttcacaaatttataaagtttttaaaaaattaaatttttcgcttcatatatttatattatcgaataaataattaaacatttagtttttgtttaatttttaaattaaagtatagagttttaaatttttgttttcattggtttaatgtagtaaatattaatcatttttagataatatgatttttgttatttaaaaaacaatctttataattttaaaagttaacatcgacaaatatttaaataattaatatatggaGGTacagtattacaacattaaattatatctatttaatttatactatccaTAAAtttaatggatcatctattgtttaaatttaattattgatagcccaataaaaatttctgatagacccaaaatttaaatgataaaattagaaattaaatctaacatgactttctaggaataagTCCATTagattcatatttaaaaaagatcacacatgaatcaaaattgtgactcctgttttaatatataagattcatTTAATGAGTTGCATCGGCATCAGCACATGCTAATTTTACTAAATGCTTAATATGGGTTGCTTAAAGTTACCGAGCATGATGCACATGATACAGCGAATTAGGCAAAATAAGATGATACACATGAGTGGATTTGAAAGCGTAATGTTAAATTTCAAGGAGTCACACCAACCTCACTTTGTCTA is a genomic window of Brassica napus cultivar Da-Ae chromosome A2, Da-Ae, whole genome shotgun sequence containing:
- the LOC106411464 gene encoding alpha-mannosidase I MNS4, whose translation is MILMESNKLRWGLCYAIFISLTLSSLVRDLGVSAEGVNPREAKQLRDEVREMFYHAFDGYMNNAFPLDELRPLSCQGEDTLGGYALTLIDSLDTLALLGDRERFTSSVQWIGKNLQFNINKTVSVFETTIRVLGGLLSAHLIASDYATGMRIPSYDNELLVLAEDLARRMLPAFDTPTGIPYGSVNLMYGVDEHESKITSTAGGGTLTLEFGVLSRLTNDPVFEQVAKNAVRGLWARRSTLDLVGAHINVFTGEWTQKDAGIGTSIDSFYEYLLKAYILFGDEEYLYIFQEAYGSAMHHLHKDPWYVEVNMDSGAIVWPVFNSLQAFWPGLQVLAGDVDPAIRTHTAFFSVWKRYGFTPEGFNLATLSVQYGQKSYPLRPELIESTYWLYKATRDPRYLDAGRDFVASLQYGAKCPCGYCHITDVELHKQEDHMESFFLAETVKYLWLLFDLAVDSDNLVDNGPYKYIFSTEGHLLPLTPQISLAREHCSYFGGYCPRNATKFEQSNDDHQVPEIELGHHSNIYPYHESFPVTGLIKGLCPRLSHAQKYGLSYVLPEKTEREDVKRPKPVITSRSIVLVSDQTVEKRPQEEGFTSESEPIMSISGGGSSSDQTGQELTLLESETDDKRVYSS